From the Solea senegalensis isolate Sse05_10M unplaced genomic scaffold, IFAPA_SoseM_1 scf7180000014209, whole genome shotgun sequence genome, one window contains:
- the LOC122760945 gene encoding myomesin-2-like, with the protein MASKVIPWYKKKHTGEVKTDYACQCCVKYQQQLQQIQRKSSSKFVSQVQAKATEAMAEQVYTIPVFRHRCASEVEEHQRVVTHVEKGLAVIQEELHRMRIATKVHVESLEIQREVRSMMTRRLDLLDDIPKMPDFVLALRPHTVWEKTPVKLFCTVQGNPRPVVKWYKGGVPVDPLSAPGKYRIENKYGVHSLIISRCVVSDTAEYSVMATNQHGTASSMATVTVKRPPGPGESCLLGLVPHLTELHASKLEVALLDRFRVSFGVEGHSISLVCTMVVVPDLPNVPPYVQWYRDDKLLKSSKLVEMAVGGGAARLTLPHLAKDDEGLYTLRIFTKDGTAEHSAYLFVSDAAPSAPGAPGAPMSVKAYDINSDYVLVAWKPPNTVNEAPITGYFVDRCEAGSDAWVQCNDSPVKVCKYPVHGLSVGRSYHFRVRAVNSAGISRPSRKSDKVTALDAAESERLQVIKIEGKYDIVIKDDDLEGYVTLPAEPTNVHASEIFKSYVVLSWNPPSPRGRAPLWYVVEKCLAGTGAWQRINTAVKLHSPRYPVFDLQDGQKYQFRVYSVNMYGSSEASAPSEPVQKVDEDGVPSAPGHVVASRNTKSSVFVQWEAPKHLKNLMGYYIDGRVAGSKEWFACNHKPFKHTRFVVHGLVQGETYVFRVQAVNVFGLSEESQDSSPIAVEPALATPSSPYGIALLSCDGSSMTIAWKSPKRCGGSKVNAYYVDKRNADTLLWKEVNLAPITERVYTVDNVTEGTFYEFKVQAANMAGVGVPSAPSVPMKCEAWTMDEPGPAYDLSFSEVRAHSLVIVWKAPVYIGASAVTGYFVDKAKKGSTEFVTLNQEAVSHRYLQVTGLEEGETYVFRVRAVNANGVGKASQLSEPVCARALPGTTEIVAGVDEETGDIFLSLEACEISEMSTFVWSKNYKAIGDCPRVQVTSKGRTSRLIFTNPDKDDLGRYSVMVTDTDGVSSSHTLTEDALNTMLELSHAIRHPVVPLKHGLNYEVLEKGHVRFWLQAVKLSSSVSYRFIVNDKEVTSGEGHKISHDVATGIIQMTVDHFTRANEGTYTVQINDGKAKTQSSLVLVGEVFKVALREAEFQRKEHIRKQGPHFSEYLYYTVTEDCTVLLACKVANVKKETTFHWYKEEDEIVPETPTNVMSGACALPIPLFSRKDQGVYKAVLGDDRGKDMSTFDISGQVFDDIINSLAHIAGASASDLVLQCTPEGIRLQCYMSYYTEEMKTVWKHKETKIASSEKMRIGGTAEMAWMQICDPSDKEKGHYTIEISDGVKTHTRTFDLSGQGSTSGTQR; encoded by the exons GAAATCCAGCTCTAAATTTGTGAGCCAGGTTCAGGCCAAGGCCACAGAGGCTATGGCAGAACAAGTCTATACCATACCGGTGTTCCGGCACAG GTGTGCTTCGGAAGTTGAGGAGCACCAGAGGGTGGTCACACATGTTGAGAAAGGACTGGCTGTGATTCAGGAGGAGCTGCACAGAATGAGGATAGCCACAAAGGTTCATGTGGAGAGTTTGGAGATCCAGAGAGAG GTTAGGAGCATGATGACCAGGAGGTTGGATTTGTTGGACGATATCCCCAAGATGCCGGACTTCGTGTTGGCTCTGAGGCCCCACACCGTGTGGGAGAAGACTCCAGTGAAGCTGTTCTGCACTGTGCAGGGAAACCCAAGGCCTGTCGTCAAATG GTATAAAGGAGGAGTGCCAGTCGACCCACTGAGCGCCCCTGGAAAGTACAGGATTGAAAACAAGTATGGAGTCCACAGTTTGATCATAAGCAG GTGTGTGGTGAGTGATACTGCCGAGTACAGTGTTATGGCAACCAACCAACATGGCACGGCCTCCAGCATGGCCACAGTTACTGTCAAGA gacCACCAGGACCTGGGGAGTCCTGCTTGCTTGGTCTAG TTCCTCATTTGACTGAACTCCATGCCAGTAAGCTGGAGGTGGCTCTGCTCGACCGCTTCCGCGTCAGCTTCGGCGTGGAAGGCCACTCCATCAGCCTGGTGTGTACCATGGTGGTCGTCCCTGACCTCCCCAATGTACCACCCTATGTCCAGTGGTACAGAGACG ATAAACTGCTGAAATCAAGTAAACTGGTGGAGATGGCGGTGGGTGGAGGTGCAGCCCGCCTGACGCTGCCCCACCTGGCCAAGGACGATGAGGGTCTCTACACCCTCCGCATCTTTACAAAGGACGGCACGGCTGAGCACAGTGCCTACCTGTTTGTCTCCG ATGCCGCTCCCTCTGCACCCGGGGCCCCTGGCGCACCAATGAGCGTAAAAGCATATGACATCAACTCAGACTATGTCCTTGTTGCTTGGAAACCCCCCAACACTGTCAACGAGGCGCCAATCACCGGATACTTTGTGGATCG GTGTGAGGCCGGCAGCGACGCCTGGGTCCAGTGCAACGATTCTCCAGTGAAGGTGTGTAAATACCCGGTGCACGGCTTGAGCGTGGGCCGCTCCTACCACTTCCGGGTCAGAGCCGTGAACAGCGCCGGCATCAGCAGGCCATCCCGCAAGTCGGACAAGGTGACCGCTCTGGATGCTGCCGAGAGCGAGAGGCTGCAAG TGATTAAAATTGAGGGGAAATACGACATAGTGATCAAGGATGATGATCTGGAAG GTTATGTAACTCTCCCCGCGGAGCCCACCAACGTGCATGCATCTGAGATTTTCAAATCATACGTGGTGTTGAGCTGGAATCCTCCCAGCCCTCGCGGACGAGCGCCGCTGTGGTACGTCGTcgagaag TGCTTAGCAGGCACTGGAGCGTGGCAGCGGATCAACACCGCAGTCAAACTGCACTCACCGCGTTATCCAGTTTTCGATTTGCAAGACGGGCAAAAGTACCAGTTCCGAGTGTATTCGGTGAACATGTACGGCTCCAGTGAGGCCTCGGCGCCTTCTGAGCCCGTCCAGAAGGTTGATGAGGATG GTGTCCCCTCTGCTCCTGGTCACGTCGTTGCCAGCAGGAACACCAAgtcgtctgtgtttgtgcagtgggAGGCTCCCAAGCATCTGAAAAACCTCATGGGATATTACATCGATGGCCGTGTTGCCGGATCCAAGGAGTGGTTCGCTTGTAACCATAAACCCTTCAAACACACCAG gtttgTGGTCCATGGCCTGGTCCAAGGTGAGACCTACGTGTTCCGTGTCCAAGCTGTCAATGTCTTTGGCCTGAGTGAGGAGTCGCAGGATTCTTCACCCATCGCTGTGGAGCCGGCCCTCG CGACTCCCAGTTCTCCCTATGGAATCGCCTTGCTGAGCTGTGACGGCTCCTCCATGACTATCGCTTGGAAGAGTCCCAAACGCTGCGGTGGCTCCAAGGTCAATGCCTACTACGTCGACAAGCGCAACGCTGACACTCTGCTCTGGAAGGAAGTGAATCTGGCCCCCATCACAGAAAGAGTCTACACT GTTGATAATGTGACAGAAGGAACCTTCTACGAGTTTAAGGTCCAGGCTGCAAACATGGCAGGTGTTGGTGTACCATCAGCTCCCAGTGTCCCCATGAAATGTGAAGCGTGGACCATGGACGAACCAG GCCCAGCCTATGACCTGAGCTTCAGTGAGGTCAGAGCACACTCCCTGGTCATCGTGTGGAAGGCTCCAGTGTACATCGGAGCGAGCGCCGTCACTGGATACTTTGTGGACAAGGCCAAAAAGGGCTCAACAGAGTTTGTTACCCTGAACCAGGAGGCTGTGAGTCACCGCTACCTGCAG GTGACTGGTTTGGAGGAAGGAGAAACCTACGTGTTCAGAGTCCGTGCTGTCAATGCTAACGGTGTGGGAAAAGCTTCTCAGCTCTCTGAGCCGGTCTGTGCCAGAGCTCTTCCAG GCACCACAGAGATCGTGGCCGGTGTGGACGAGGAAACTGGGGACATCTTCCTGTCCCTGGAGGCCTGTGAGATCAGCGAGATGTCCACGTTCGTGTGGTCAAAGAACTACAAGGCCATCGGCGACTGCCCCCGAGTCCAAGTGACATCGAAGGGCAGAAC CTCCAGACTGATTTTCACCAACCCTGATAAGGACGACCTGGGCAGATACTCTGTGATGGTCACCGACACAGATGGAGTCTCTTCCAGCCACACGCTGACCGAGGACG CCCTGAACACCATGCTGGAGCTCAGCCATGCCATCAGACATCCAG ttgttcCTCTGAAACACGGCCTGAACTACGAGGTCCTGGAGAAAGGTCACGTGCGTTTCTGGCTGCAGGCCGTCAAACTGTCGTCCTCCGTGTCCTACAGGTTCATCGTTAACGACAAGGAAGTCACCAGTGGAGAG GGTCATAAGATCAGCCACGATGTGGCCACAGGAATCATCCAGATGACTGTGGATCATTTCACCAGAGCCAACGAGGGCACGTACACCGTCCAGATCAACGATGGCAAGGCCAAGACCCAGAGCTCCCTGGTGCTGGTGGGAGAGG tgtttaagGTTGCTCTGAGGGAGGCCGAGTTCCAGAGGAAAGAGCACATCAGGAAGCAAG GTCCACATTTCTCTGAGTATCTGTATTATACCGTCACTGAGGACTGTACTGTTCTGCTCGCCTGCAAG GTGGCCAACGTGAAAAAGGAGACGACTTTCCACTGGTacaaagaggaagatgagatTGTTCCAGAAACTCCTACCAATGTCATGTCGGGGGCCTGTGCACTGCCCATACCTctg TTCTCCAGAAAAGATCAGGGTGTTTACAAGGCCGTGCTCGGTGATGACAGAGGGAAGGACATGTCCACGTTCGACATCTCAGGACAAG tgtttgatgacatcatcaattcCCTGGCCCACATCGCTG gtgCGTCTGCCTCTGACCTGGTGCTGCAGTGCACTCCGGAGGGCATCAGGCTGCAGTGCTACATGAGCTACTacacagaggagatgaagacCGTGTGGAAACACAA GGAGACAAAGATCGCTTCCTCTGAGAAGATGAGGATTGGCGGCACGGCGGAGATGGCCTGGATGCAGATCTGTGATCCATCTGACAAGGAGAAGGGTCACTACACCATCGAGATCTCAGACGGGGTCAAGACTCACACCAGGACCTTTGACCTCTCTGGACAAGGTAGCACATCTGGAACACAGAGATAA
- the LOC122760944 gene encoding synaptopodin 2-like protein, with protein sequence MVAEEVIISLSGGAPWGFRLQGGVEHQKPLQVAKVRKRSKACRAGLQEGDELLFINEQPCETLSHAQAMNLIDGSTGILHIRVKRAPVGFQSVVLVTRAPSPRIDKEYRAALRTMSPNQPHHAPVREVHCSRSSLTSGLTSPPGSEAYYGETDSDADVAGYERQRRQKRRSPSNSTPGKPTGRASPEGGETSEMSGYDSAPDAHVYPPLLDKRGGDGNEGGGLPGVARREVIYQPPGPGTWSSQTSTETSSIISSADDQGPRDGGQEEDSGFLEPANVPLVSPERAKEALMLGYYDYLFNWKLLSFLL encoded by the exons ATGGTTGCAGAGGAAGTGATAATTTCATTATCTGGTGGAGCACCATGGGGGTTTCGTCTCCAGGGAGGAGTGGAACATCAGAAACCGCTCCAGGTGGCTAAG GTGCGTAAACGCAGCAAGGCATGCAGAGCTGGGCTGCAGGAGGGTGACGAGCTGTTGTTCATCAATGAACAGCCATGTGAAACACTGTCCCATGCCCAGGCTATGAACCTAATTGATGGCTCAACTGGAATATTACACATCCGGGTCAAAAG agcaCCTGTAGGTTTTCAGTCTGTGGTGCTTGTGACCCGCGCGCCATCTCCCCGTATAGACAAAGAGTACCGTGCTGCTTTGCGTACCATGTCACCCAACCAACCCCATCATGCACCTGTCCGGGAGGTCCATTGTAGCCGCTCTTCCCTGACCAGTGGTTTGACATCTCCACCTGGCAGTGAGGCCTACTATGGTGAGACTGACAGTGATGCAGATGTGGCAGGCTATGAGAGGCAGCGCCGACAGAAACGCCGCAGTCCCAGTAACTCCACCCCAGGGAAACCGACAGGACGAGCCTCTCCTGAGGGCGGGGAGACATCGGAGATGAGCGGCTATGACAGCGCTCCAGATGCACACGTCTACCCTCCTTTGTTGGATAAACGAGGGGGAGATGGAAATGAAGGAGGAGGGCTACCAGGGGTGGCAAGGAGGGAAGTGATTTATCAGCCTCCTGGTCCAGGAACGTGGTCCTcccagacatccactgagaccTCCTCCATTATCTCCTCAGCAGATGACCAGGGACCGCGGGATGGAGGGCAAGAGGAGGACAGTGGCTTTCTGGAACCAGCCAACGTGCCTCTGGTTTCCCCTGAGAGGGCAAAGGAGGCACTGATGCTGGGctattatgattatttatttaattggaAGTTACTGAGCTTTTTACTCTGA